From the genome of Actinomycetota bacterium:
GGCGGCGCTTGCGGGCCCACAGCCCGGTGAGGATGACGGACAGCATTGGCGGGTCTCCTTTGGTGGCGGGTACCAGGCCTGGCTAGGCGCCCAGGGCCTTCAGGCGGTCGAGGACGGCGCCCTCGGTGGGTTCGGGGAGCGTCCCGACGATGCGGCCGTCGGACAGGAACACCACGGCGTCGGCCACGGCGGCAGCCCGGGGGTCGTGGGTGACCATGACGATGGTCTGGCCCAGGCGGTCCACCGCCCCCCGCAGGTGGAGGAGCAGCTCGGCCCCGGTGCGGGAGTCCAGGTTGCCGGTGGGCTCGTCGGCGAAGATCAGCTCGGGCCGGGTGACCAGCGCCCGGGCGACGGCCACCCGCTGCTGCTGGCCGCCGGAGAGCTCGGACGGGCGGTGGCGCAGGCGGTCCTCGAGGTGGAGCTGGCGGGCGACCTCGTCCACCCACGCCGGGTCGGCGCGGGTGCCTGCCAGTCGGAGCGGGAGGGTGATGTTCTCAGCTGCGGTCAGGGTGGGCAGCAGGTTGAAGGACTGGAAGATGAAGCCGAGGCGGGTGCGCCGCAGGACGGTGAGCTCGGTGTCGGACAGGGTGCCGAGGTCCACCTCGCCCAGGAAGACCTGCCCGTCGGTGAGCTGGTCGAGGCCGGCCAGGCAGTGCATCAGCGTGGACTTGCCCGATCCCGAGGGCCCCATGATGGCGGTGAAGCGGGCAGCGGGGATGTCGACGGTCACCGCGTCGAGGGCGACGACCGCGGTGGGCCCGGTGCCGTAGACCTTGGTGGCGGCGACCGCCCGGGCGGCGGTGCGGAGCATGGTTCGTTGCATGGCAAGCCTCCTAGGGCCGGGTGAACCTGCGCGATGGGCAGGGTCACCATGCTGGGCGCCGGGGGCTCCCGAGTCGTCAGCCGGTGGGCCCTTTCGGTGTCCTCCCGGCCGCCCGTTCCGGGCCGGCCGCGTACCACGCCGGGAGTAGGCCGGGGTCGTCCAGGGTCATACCTCCGGCCGATGACGCCGAGCGCGCGGTGGCCTACGCTCGCGGGATGAGCACGGCGTCGTCGTGGCGGCCACGGCTGGGGGATGTGGCCCTGGCCGCCCTCCTGGCCGGGGTCATGGAGGCCGGCAGCTTCGGGACGTCGCACCACCTCCACGCCCATCGCCCGATGGACGCCGCCGGCGGCCTGCTCATCCTGGCGATCGCCGGGGCGCTGGCGTTCCGGCGCCGCCAGCCGGCGATCGTCCTCGGGGCAGTCTCCGGCCTGCTGCTCGTGTACTTCCTCATCGGCTACGGCCCCGGGCCGGTATGGCTTGCCCTCCTGGTGGCGTATGCCACCGCCGTCGTCCACGGCCAGCGCCTGGCGGCGGGGATCGCCGCGGTCGTGGGTTTCTCGGTCTTTCCCTGGCTGGACGACTGGCTGGGGCGGGGGCCGGCGCCCAATGCGCTAGGCCTGACGTTGCTGGCGGCCGGGCTGTTGGTGCTCTTCGGGGCGGCCGAGGCGGTGCGCGCCCGGCGTGCCCGGCGTGACGAGGAGCGCCGCCGGCGTGAGGAGGAGGCCGCCCGGACGGCCACGGAGGAGCGGCTGCGCATCGCACGCGACCTGCACGACGTGCTGGCCCACAACATCTCGCTGATCAGCGTCCAGGCCGGGGTCGCGCTCCACGTCAACGGCGAGCTGCCCGACCAGGCCCGCTCGGCGCTCACCGCCATCCGGGCGGCCAGCAAGGAGGCGCTCGGCGAGCTGCGCTCGGCGCTGGACGCCCTGCGCCAGACCGGCGACGCCGCCCCCCACAGGCCATCGCCCGGGCTCGCCCAGCTCGACGACCTGGTGGCCGGTGCCCGGGCTGCCGGGCTGCACGTGGCGGTGTCGGTGGAGGGGGTCGGGGGGCCGGTTCCGGTGCCGGTTCCGGTGCCGGTCGATGTCGCCGCCTACCGGATCGTGCAGGAGGCGCTCACCAACGTCATCCGCCACGCCGGTGCGGGTTCGGCCGAGGTAACCATCCGGCGGACCGGCGCGGCCCTGGTGCTCACCGTCGAGGACGACGGGCACGGCTCCGGGGCCGGGACCCTACCGTCCCCGGGCAGCGGCATCCTGGGTATGCGGGAGCGGGCGGCTGCACTCGGGGGGACCCTTAACGCCGGCCCCCGGCCGGGCGGCGGGTTCCGGGTGCACGCCGAGTTGCCGGCGGGGGCTCCGGTGGCCGCGGAGCCCGGGCAGTGATCACGGTGGTCCTCGCCGACGACCAGGCCCTGGTGCGGGCCGGGTTCCGGGCGCTGCTGGAGTCCGAGGACGGCGTCTCGGTCGTGGGCGAGGCAGCCACCGGCTCCGAGGCGGTCAGCCAGGCGCGTCGCCTGCGACCTGATGTCGTCCTGATGGACATCCGCATGCCGGGCACCGATGGCCTCGAAGCCACCCGGGCCATCGCGAGCGATCCCGGGCTGAGCGGCGTGAAGGTGGTGGTGCTCACCACCTTCCAACTCGACGAGTACGTCTTCGAAGCCCTCCGCTCGGGCGCCAGCGGCTTCCTGGTGAAGGACATCGAGCCCGCCGACCTCGTGCGCGGGGTGCGGGCGGTGGCCGGTGGGGAGGCGCTGCTGGCCCCCAGTGTCACCCGCCGGCTCATCGAGGAGTTCGTGGCGAAGTCCCGCCCGCCGGCCCCCCTCCCCGAGCTGCGGCTGCTCACCGAGCGGGAGCGGGAGGTGGTGGCCCTGGTGGCCGAAGGGCTCTCCAACGCCGAGATCGGCGAGCGCCTGTTCGTGAGCGTCGCCACCGCCAAGACCCACGTGAGCCGGGCGATGACGAAGCTCCAGGCCCGGGACCGGGCGCAGCTGGTGGTGAAGGCCTACGAGTCCGGCCTGGTGCGCCCGGGCTGGGCGTGAGGCCCCCGCCTGGGCCGGGTGGGGGCTTTCATGCGAGTCTCGCCGCCATTTTGGCGGTCAGGCTCGCACGAAACGACTCTCCGCCCCGCCCGGGCCGCCCGGGGCCACCTGCTACATCCCCAGAGCTTCCCGGATCTGGGCGACGACCTTGTCCGGGTGGTTGACGAGGTCGTCCCAGGTGACATGCAGCACCCTCCAGCCCAGCAGCATCAGTTGGTTGCTGCGAGCGAGGTCGTACCTCCATTTCTTCCGGCCCCAGTGCCAGGTGAAGCCATCGAACTCGATCGCCAGCTTGATGCTGGGGTAGGAAAAATCGATCCGGTAGGTCTTGCCGCCGATCTTCACCTCGAACTGGCGGACGGGTGGCGGGAGGCCGGCGGAGACGATGAGGCGCTCGAGGAACACCTCGGGCGCGCTGCCGGCGACCGCCGCCCCTGGGTCGCGTGAGTGCACCAGTTGAGCCAGCGCCTGTACCGCCGGCCGGCCCCGCAGCCCGGACTGGTCAAGCCGGCGGCGCAGGAGTTCGAATCGCTCGTCGTCGCGGCGCAGCGCGTCCTCGAACGCCACCGCAAGCTGTGCGGGCGCCAGCACTGAACCCAGGTCGAAGAGCGTCCGCACGATGCCAGTGACGTTGAAGGGGTGCAGCAGCCCGTGCTCCCAGCGCCTCAGGTTGCCGCTGCGGTGCAGCGTGATGCCCTCCGGAGCCACGCTGCGCCGGCTCGTGATGGCCACCACGCCCTGCGGGACCCCATCGAGGCCGAACAGGGCTCCGGCAGACTCATGCGAGATCACCGTCCCGGGGCCACCCCAGAGCTGTGCGGCCAACAGATCGCCCTCCCAGGTGGGCGCTGTGCCGGCCATCCGGTACACGTTCGGGTAGGCCAGCTGCCATGCACCCGACTTCAGCCGGTAGGCGATGGCGTCGGGCTTGATGCCGATCGCCGATACTTGTTTGCGGCTCATAAGTCCTTGTTGACGGGCCGCTAGCTGCCTGAGGGCGTCCTCTCTTTCCCTCTTGGTGCTTTCGCTGCCGTCTGCATCGTCGTCCATCGGCAGAAGCGTACTGAGAGGGTATGACAGTCCGGCGCTACCCGGGGCGCTACCCGGGGACTTGACGGCCCCGCTCTTCCGTGCCACCATTTATCTATGGTGATAGATAAAGAGGGTAACGGTGTCCCGGTCACTTTCCGGCTCGACCCGGGGTCCGGGGTGCCGACCTACCAGCAGATCGTCCGCCAGGTGGAGCATGCGCTGCGCCTCGGCTACCTGGCGCCGGGGGACCAGCTCCCGACCGTCAAGGATGTGGTGGCCGCCCTGGCCATCAATCCCAACACCGTCCTCAAGGCCTACCGGGAGCTGGAGCACAAGGGCCTGGTGGGTGGCCGCCCCGGGCAGGGAACTTTCGTCGAGCGGGCGCTGGATGTCGTGCCGCTGCGGGACCAGCAGGCCCTGCGCAAGGGCCTGGCCCGCTGGCTGGACACCGCCTTCGAGGCGGGGCTCGACGCCGAGGGCGTCGCCGCCCTCTTCGCCAACGCCCTCCAGGACCGCGCTGCGGCCGGGCCAGCGCCGGGGCCGAAGGGGGATCCCCGGGGAAACCTCCCTTCTGAGCAGGACCGGGCCGGGGGCGCCGCGTCGTGAACGCCATCGAGACCCAGGGCCTCGCCAAACGGTACCGGCGGACCTGGGCCCTGGCCGGGTGCAACCTCACCATCCCCGCCGGCCGGGTGGTGGCCCTGGTGGGCCCGAACGGGGCGGGCAAGAGCACGCTCATCCACCTGACCGTCGGCCTGCTGGCCCCCACCACCGGCAGCATCGCCGTGCTGGGCGGGCAGGTCCCCGGGTCGCCGGGCGCCCTCCAGCGGGTCGCCTTCGTCGCCCAGGACACACCGCTCTACAAGAACCTCAGTGCCGCCGACACCCTGCGCCTGGTCGCCAGCATGAGCGCCACCTGGGACGAGGCCAACGCCCGGGAGCGCCTGGGGGCACTGGAGATCCCGCTCGACCGCAGGGTGGGCCAGCTCTCGGGCGGGCAGTACGCCCAGGTGGCCCTGGCCGTCG
Proteins encoded in this window:
- a CDS encoding ABC transporter ATP-binding protein, with product MQRTMLRTAARAVAATKVYGTGPTAVVALDAVTVDIPAARFTAIMGPSGSGKSTLMHCLAGLDQLTDGQVFLGEVDLGTLSDTELTVLRRTRLGFIFQSFNLLPTLTAAENITLPLRLAGTRADPAWVDEVARQLHLEDRLRHRPSELSGGQQQRVAVARALVTRPELIFADEPTGNLDSRTGAELLLHLRGAVDRLGQTIVMVTHDPRAAAVADAVVFLSDGRIVGTLPEPTEGAVLDRLKALGA
- a CDS encoding sensor histidine kinase, translated to MSTASSWRPRLGDVALAALLAGVMEAGSFGTSHHLHAHRPMDAAGGLLILAIAGALAFRRRQPAIVLGAVSGLLLVYFLIGYGPGPVWLALLVAYATAVVHGQRLAAGIAAVVGFSVFPWLDDWLGRGPAPNALGLTLLAAGLLVLFGAAEAVRARRARRDEERRRREEEAARTATEERLRIARDLHDVLAHNISLISVQAGVALHVNGELPDQARSALTAIRAASKEALGELRSALDALRQTGDAAPHRPSPGLAQLDDLVAGARAAGLHVAVSVEGVGGPVPVPVPVPVDVAAYRIVQEALTNVIRHAGAGSAEVTIRRTGAALVLTVEDDGHGSGAGTLPSPGSGILGMRERAAALGGTLNAGPRPGGGFRVHAELPAGAPVAAEPGQ
- a CDS encoding response regulator transcription factor, with protein sequence MITVVLADDQALVRAGFRALLESEDGVSVVGEAATGSEAVSQARRLRPDVVLMDIRMPGTDGLEATRAIASDPGLSGVKVVVLTTFQLDEYVFEALRSGASGFLVKDIEPADLVRGVRAVAGGEALLAPSVTRRLIEEFVAKSRPPAPLPELRLLTEREREVVALVAEGLSNAEIGERLFVSVATAKTHVSRAMTKLQARDRAQLVVKAYESGLVRPGWA
- a CDS encoding DUF559 domain-containing protein, translated to MSRKQVSAIGIKPDAIAYRLKSGAWQLAYPNVYRMAGTAPTWEGDLLAAQLWGGPGTVISHESAGALFGLDGVPQGVVAITSRRSVAPEGITLHRSGNLRRWEHGLLHPFNVTGIVRTLFDLGSVLAPAQLAVAFEDALRRDDERFELLRRRLDQSGLRGRPAVQALAQLVHSRDPGAAVAGSAPEVFLERLIVSAGLPPPVRQFEVKIGGKTYRIDFSYPSIKLAIEFDGFTWHWGRKKWRYDLARSNQLMLLGWRVLHVTWDDLVNHPDKVVAQIREALGM
- a CDS encoding GntR family transcriptional regulator, yielding MVIDKEGNGVPVTFRLDPGSGVPTYQQIVRQVEHALRLGYLAPGDQLPTVKDVVAALAINPNTVLKAYRELEHKGLVGGRPGQGTFVERALDVVPLRDQQALRKGLARWLDTAFEAGLDAEGVAALFANALQDRAAAGPAPGPKGDPRGNLPSEQDRAGGAAS